In one Gossypium hirsutum isolate 1008001.06 chromosome D09, Gossypium_hirsutum_v2.1, whole genome shotgun sequence genomic region, the following are encoded:
- the LOC107941127 gene encoding DNA repair RAD52-like protein 2, chloroplastic — protein MAIQLRIGGGVFLSRWSPQLVLDSNNRNGRRLVIGGESWERSRFIGLVHCNSRSSNNGSSDAKKGVPNSNYVVPLNKSFSASNSSYITRPLVEILRDLNKRIPDNIVKPPSDSSSTFLPWYHANRMLSFYAPGWCGEVRDVIFSENGTITVVYRLTIRGSDGEAHRESTGTVSLSDIDIEDPVGAAEEIAFCRACARFGLGLYLYHEKQ, from the exons ATGGCAATACAATTGCGAATCGGCGGCGGCGTCTTCCTCTCACGGTGGTCTCCGCAGCTAGTGTTGGATAGTAACAATAGGAATGGGCGGCGGTTGGTAATTGGGGGCGAGAGCTGGGAGAGATCGCGATTCATCGGCCTTGTCCATTGCAACAGCAGAAGCAGCAATAATGGTAGCAGCGATGCTAAAAAGGGTGTCCCTAATTCAAACTACGTTGTGCCACTCAACAAGTCGTTTTCGGCATCAAACTCTTCGTACATCACTCGTCCTCTAGTTGAAATCCTTCGCGATCTCAACAAGCGAATCCCTGATAACATCGTCAAGCCTCCTTCTGATTCTTCTTCCACTTTTCTCCCTTG GTACCATGCCAATCGCATGTTGAGCTTCTACGCCCCTG GATGGTGTGGAGAAGTACGTGATGTTATATTCTCTGAGAATGGAACTATCACTGTTGTATATCGACTCACTATTCGAGGATCTGATGGAGAA GCACATAGGGAGTCAACAGGGACAGTATCACTTAGCGACATTGACATAGAAGATCCAGTTGGCGCAGCAGAGGAAATAGCATTCTGCAGGGCCTGTGCTCGATTTGGTCTTGGTTTATATCTCTATCATGAAAAACAATAG